One window of Cohnella hashimotonis genomic DNA carries:
- a CDS encoding response regulator: protein MYQLLIVDDEHSVVDSLALTIPWEEHGIEEVHRAYSAEEALTIANHHAIDLLITDIRMPEMDGLELIERIRRFSRKVRCIILSGHDEFEYAQRAIQFGAMSYLLKPVDIDALIAAVRTGIDDIEREWKEISSRQRLQQTLHANLPLLRNQLLNDLLRNKPLRSELLEERLSILGLEFRIGCAYQIMVVRLEEDFSGYDLQSLSLLEYAVGNIAEEVLHDLFEVWHGTTEQGYLVFLLRSRTKEGIALADSYALKLQNHVQKFLKGSITICLGGGGTFPERLSECYLSSVSSIQRNAGLHHSYFITVDDMPPPPKDKRRISLLEPPLLPSLLEAGNWEEALVKVGRMLQADEHAGEPPPDHLLTVLLYLSSAFSISFSAETGSVEEQLGEEFDLLVRKKGHLSRQRILDWAKDRIEAIRSRTSDGMEDAHRQIASKVRAFIQEHLAAGVSLQLVADHVGLHPVYLSKVYKTVTGETIGDYLFRTRMERAAHLLHDSTLKIAEISSQLGFLAPPHFIKIFKKHYGCTPQEFRTR, encoded by the coding sequence ATGTATCAACTGCTTATCGTGGACGACGAGCATTCGGTCGTCGACAGTCTGGCGCTAACGATCCCCTGGGAAGAGCATGGCATCGAAGAAGTCCACCGGGCCTATTCCGCCGAAGAAGCATTAACGATCGCGAATCATCATGCCATCGACTTGCTGATCACCGATATTCGCATGCCGGAGATGGACGGGCTGGAATTGATCGAAAGGATCCGGCGTTTTTCCCGTAAAGTACGCTGCATCATCTTGTCGGGCCATGATGAATTCGAATATGCGCAGAGAGCAATTCAATTCGGAGCGATGAGTTATCTGCTTAAGCCGGTCGATATCGATGCTCTGATCGCGGCCGTACGTACCGGCATCGACGATATAGAACGCGAATGGAAAGAAATCAGTTCGCGTCAGCGTCTGCAACAAACCCTTCACGCCAATTTGCCTTTACTGCGCAACCAACTTCTAAACGACCTGCTGCGAAACAAGCCTCTTCGCAGCGAGTTGCTTGAAGAACGTCTGTCGATTCTTGGTCTGGAATTCAGGATAGGCTGCGCTTATCAGATCATGGTCGTCCGTCTGGAGGAGGATTTTTCGGGGTACGATCTTCAATCTCTATCGTTGTTGGAGTATGCGGTTGGCAACATTGCCGAGGAAGTGCTTCATGACTTATTCGAGGTGTGGCATGGCACGACAGAACAAGGCTACTTGGTATTTCTGCTTCGCAGTCGAACGAAAGAAGGCATTGCATTAGCCGATTCTTATGCGCTCAAACTCCAGAACCATGTTCAGAAGTTTTTAAAGGGGTCTATTACGATCTGCCTCGGCGGAGGCGGCACGTTCCCCGAGCGTTTGTCGGAATGTTACCTCTCCTCCGTCTCCTCCATTCAGAGGAACGCGGGATTGCATCATAGCTATTTCATCACGGTGGACGATATGCCTCCCCCGCCTAAGGATAAGCGGCGTATTTCCTTGCTTGAGCCCCCTCTTCTCCCGTCGCTTCTTGAAGCGGGCAATTGGGAGGAAGCGCTCGTCAAGGTTGGCCGAATGCTGCAGGCGGACGAGCACGCCGGCGAACCTCCCCCCGATCACCTGTTGACGGTCTTGCTCTATTTGTCATCCGCGTTCAGTATCTCCTTTTCTGCGGAAACCGGTTCAGTCGAAGAGCAGCTCGGCGAGGAGTTCGATCTGCTTGTGCGAAAAAAAGGGCATCTCTCCCGACAACGCATACTCGATTGGGCAAAAGACCGGATCGAAGCGATCCGTTCCCGAACTTCCGATGGTATGGAAGATGCCCATCGTCAGATCGCTTCCAAGGTCCGTGCGTTTATTCAGGAGCATCTGGCCGCCGGTGTCTCCTTGCAGCTTGTTGCCGACCATGTCGGCCTGCATCCTGTCTACCTGTCGAAGGTCTATAAGACGGTTACCGGCGAGACGATCGGAGATTATCTGTTTAGGACACGAATGGAACGAGCGGCCCACCTGCTTCACGACTCGACATTAAAAATCGCGGAAATCAGCAGCCAGCTCGGCTTCCTTGCCCCTCCGCATTTCATCAAGATTTTCAAAAAGCATTATGGGTGCACCCCTCAGGAATTTCGTACGCGTTAA
- a CDS encoding sensor histidine kinase has translation MLKQYRTFYSVLLLLALTTTIVIVMYTFTINTSLSTVKEDIQTNNLNRIRFVANNLDHSVRQLDMLGIALEADSKLSLLPSIELMDSYDQVKLIRELTDKMNLQSFSEGWSNRIAIYSTVLKQWIGSSPTPQGAPDRAAEDKWMLDETKQTFLSYRIHNGYTIQVSFPRENIQQMLDQATVAHNDPFFYKPGNPIIANNGADASRIGKILNKLTLSGSEGTFTVNLDGTPYMVNYLLSESLGWYLIDFVPSDEALQPIVKTKNFFYAACVALFLAGVLIAVFLYRKVQIPIVTLLKGVRLLKHGDFSYRIKRVSNNEFDFLYENFNDMTAQIEALIEKVYKEKIASREAMVKQLQAQINPHFLYNCLFFINNMNRLGNDEAVTAMTKNLAEYFRYSTRLDEPVTTLEKELGVVRNYLEIQSLRMDRLRYEIDIPESMLRLRIPKLLLQPLVENSVIHGIENKKNAGLVTVTGSAKDGEFELRVADDGKGMSEEEIQELLGRLRLPPDDSMGRALWNVAQRMSVHFDSPSGMEIEPRSEGGLAVVLHWKASPSKEE, from the coding sequence AATCTGGATCATAGCGTCAGGCAGCTGGATATGCTCGGCATCGCGCTTGAAGCCGATTCGAAGCTCAGTCTGCTGCCGTCGATCGAGCTCATGGACAGCTACGACCAGGTCAAGCTCATTCGAGAATTGACGGATAAAATGAACTTGCAAAGCTTCTCCGAAGGCTGGAGCAATCGCATCGCTATCTATTCGACCGTGCTCAAACAATGGATCGGTTCCTCCCCGACGCCGCAAGGAGCTCCAGATCGGGCCGCAGAGGACAAGTGGATGCTGGATGAAACCAAGCAGACCTTTTTGTCCTACCGTATTCATAACGGCTATACGATACAGGTTTCCTTTCCTCGGGAAAACATTCAGCAAATGCTCGATCAAGCGACCGTGGCGCATAACGATCCGTTCTTCTATAAACCCGGCAATCCGATCATCGCCAACAATGGAGCGGATGCGTCTCGAATCGGTAAAATTCTGAATAAGCTGACGCTATCAGGGTCTGAAGGCACCTTCACCGTCAATCTCGACGGCACGCCTTACATGGTAAATTATTTGCTGTCAGAATCGCTGGGCTGGTATCTAATCGACTTTGTACCGTCTGATGAAGCGCTTCAGCCTATCGTTAAGACGAAAAACTTTTTCTATGCCGCTTGCGTTGCGCTGTTTCTCGCCGGCGTTCTCATCGCCGTGTTTCTCTACCGCAAGGTTCAGATTCCGATCGTGACGCTGCTCAAGGGCGTTCGGCTGCTCAAGCACGGCGACTTCTCTTACCGAATCAAGCGAGTCAGCAACAACGAGTTCGACTTCCTGTACGAAAATTTTAATGATATGACTGCCCAAATCGAAGCGTTGATCGAGAAAGTGTATAAAGAGAAGATTGCTTCGCGCGAAGCCATGGTCAAGCAGCTTCAGGCGCAGATCAATCCTCACTTTTTGTACAATTGCCTGTTCTTCATCAATAATATGAACCGGCTCGGGAATGACGAAGCTGTAACAGCCATGACCAAAAACCTTGCCGAATACTTCCGCTATTCGACCCGGCTGGACGAGCCGGTGACGACGCTCGAAAAGGAGCTCGGCGTCGTGCGCAACTATCTGGAAATTCAAAGTCTTCGGATGGATCGTCTGCGGTACGAGATCGACATACCGGAATCCATGCTGCGGCTGCGGATACCCAAGCTGCTGCTGCAACCATTGGTGGAAAACTCCGTCATTCACGGCATCGAGAACAAAAAAAACGCCGGCCTCGTGACCGTAACCGGAAGCGCAAAAGACGGTGAATTCGAGCTGCGGGTGGCAGACGACGGCAAAGGGATGTCGGAAGAGGAGATCCAGGAGTTGCTCGGACGACTGCGCTTGCCGCCCGACGATTCGATGGGTCGCGCACTATGGAATGTCGCTCAGCGAATGAGCGTTCACTTCGACTCGCCTTCCGGCATGGAGATCGAGCCTCGGTCGGAAGGCGGATTAGCGGTCGTCTTGCATTGGAAGGCTTCGCCGAGTAAGGAGGAATAA